In Nitrospirota bacterium, the DNA window AGCTAAAAGACCGCAGGTCTTCCATTCAAGTATTTTATAATCTGCGGTAGTGTTATACGCCTGCGTGGTTATTCTTGCCACAACTACATCCATATCTTCTGAATCATAAAGAATAACCGCGGGTCTTTTGGAAATGCCCTGTAAATCAGTATGGGGAAATACAACAATAACTATATCCCCTAATTTATAGGCTGTCATAGATTGCGTCTTCCTCTGAATAACCCTTTAGAAATTGAGACATTGCAAAACTGTTCCACACTGAGTCCTCATCTTCAATAAGAAGCATAACCCTTACTTTTGTGTCA includes these proteins:
- a CDS encoding type II toxin-antitoxin system PemK/MazF family toxin; its protein translation is MTAYKLGDIVIVVFPHTDLQGISKRPAVILYDSEDMDVVVARITTQAYNTTADYKILEWKTCGLLAESYIRLGKLATIEKRYIGKKLGALSVSEIEGLKSILKRIFSL